One stretch of Oncorhynchus masou masou isolate Uvic2021 chromosome 9, UVic_Omas_1.1, whole genome shotgun sequence DNA includes these proteins:
- the LOC135546652 gene encoding T-lymphocyte activation antigen CD80 isoform X1, giving the protein MTVAYGMRARWLLRRCVILFLVSVQFIQSKDVTMVIGEVGGAVTLPCTSDIQRLPNHLYVQRPDPNKFINGYHKTRDLPSPHPEYANRTQVDHTQGTMRLWSIRVSDEGPYECHIGYPTENNQKNIQLSVTANYSIPKVTVACDNGSCLVTCSSDNGYPRRDVEWSLNPPLDQSHWGVVNSSGGRDPVSMLFSVFSSISINCSSGPWLNLSCAVGGALSQEHTVCRPPDISVVSVISAVSVISAVLLCFLVLVSCSKKKKAQTARGNQGGKGAARDENVQLT; this is encoded by the exons ATGACTGTG GCCTACGGGATGCGCGCGCGTTGGCTGCTTCG AAGGTGTGTCATCCTATTCCTGGTATCGGTTCAGTTCATTCAAAGTAAAG ATGTCACCATGGTGATAGGAGAGGTGGGTGGGGCTGTGACCCTCCCCTGTACCTCTGACATCCAGAGACTGCCAAACCACCTGTATGTACAGAGACCTGACCCAAACAAGTTCATTAATGGCTACCATAAGACGAGGGACTTACCATCCCCTCACCCGGAGTATGCAAACCGTACTCAAGTAGACCACACACAGGGAACGATGAGGCTGTGGAGTATACGGGTGTCAGATGAGGGGCCGTACGAATGCCACATTGGATACCCAACCGAGAACAACCAGAAGAACATACAGCTCAGTGTGACAG CCAACTACAGCATCCCCAAGGTAACAGTGGCCTGTGACAACGGCAGCTGCTTAGTAACATGTTCCTCTGACAACGGTTACCCTCGTAGGGATGTTGAGTGGAGCCTGAACCCTCCTCTGGACCAGAGCCACTGGGGTGTAGTGAACAGCAGTGGGGGGAGAGACCCGGTCTCTATGCTGTTCTCTGTCTTCAGTTCCATATCCATCAACTGCTCCTCTGGACCCTGGCTGAACCTCAGCTGTGCTGTAGGGGGCGCCCTCTCACAGGAACACACTGTCT GCAGGCCTCCTgatatctctgttgtctctgtgaTCTCTGCTGTCTCTGTGATCTCTGCTGTTCTGCTGTGTTTCCTGGTTCTGGTATCTTGCAGCAAGAAAAAGAAGGCTCAGACAGCCAGAGGTAATCAAG GAGGAAAGGGAGCAGCAAGAGATGA AAATGTACAGCTGACCTGA
- the LOC135546652 gene encoding T-lymphocyte activation antigen CD80 isoform X2, with protein MTVAYGMRARWLLRRCVILFLVSVQFIQSKDVTMVIGEVGGAVTLPCTSDIQRLPNHLYVQRPDPNKFINGYHKTRDLPSPHPEYANRTQVDHTQGTMRLWSIRVSDEGPYECHIGYPTENNQKNIQLSVTANYSIPKVTVACDNGSCLVTCSSDNGYPRRDVEWSLNPPLDQSHWGVVNSSGGRDPVSMLFSVFSSISINCSSGPWLNLSCAVGGALSQEHTVSRKRRLRQPEVIKEEREQQEMKMYS; from the exons ATGACTGTG GCCTACGGGATGCGCGCGCGTTGGCTGCTTCG AAGGTGTGTCATCCTATTCCTGGTATCGGTTCAGTTCATTCAAAGTAAAG ATGTCACCATGGTGATAGGAGAGGTGGGTGGGGCTGTGACCCTCCCCTGTACCTCTGACATCCAGAGACTGCCAAACCACCTGTATGTACAGAGACCTGACCCAAACAAGTTCATTAATGGCTACCATAAGACGAGGGACTTACCATCCCCTCACCCGGAGTATGCAAACCGTACTCAAGTAGACCACACACAGGGAACGATGAGGCTGTGGAGTATACGGGTGTCAGATGAGGGGCCGTACGAATGCCACATTGGATACCCAACCGAGAACAACCAGAAGAACATACAGCTCAGTGTGACAG CCAACTACAGCATCCCCAAGGTAACAGTGGCCTGTGACAACGGCAGCTGCTTAGTAACATGTTCCTCTGACAACGGTTACCCTCGTAGGGATGTTGAGTGGAGCCTGAACCCTCCTCTGGACCAGAGCCACTGGGGTGTAGTGAACAGCAGTGGGGGGAGAGACCCGGTCTCTATGCTGTTCTCTGTCTTCAGTTCCATATCCATCAACTGCTCCTCTGGACCCTGGCTGAACCTCAGCTGTGCTGTAGGGGGCGCCCTCTCACAGGAACACACTGTCT CAAGAAAAAGAAGGCTCAGACAGCCAGAGGTAATCAAG GAGGAAAGGGAGCAGCAAGAGATGA AAATGTACAGCTGA